The Arachis hypogaea cultivar Tifrunner chromosome 19, arahy.Tifrunner.gnm2.J5K5, whole genome shotgun sequence genome has a window encoding:
- the LOC112779899 gene encoding protein FAR-RED ELONGATED HYPOCOTYL 3 isoform X1: MIECLQICFGLTGEVGWTTNILEMFWLSTLLTKKKYNRPLVIFSGSNNHKQTTIFGFGLVLDETIASYTWLLKSLLEVMCQKMPSVVVTDGDEAMREAVRVVFPRATHRLCGWHFEKNVTSNVKDAALRARFNRWLYADIAVNEFLTEWSQAVEEFSLQDSLWANQVFGKKEMWANAYLRDKFCAGIRTTSRCEGINSVAKNFLQSKHGMLELVQNLELMVRDYRNNELLVQFRSIDSVPVMTTSLESLERCAASVYTHAIFGDVRNEIVGVASVNLVRLQRSLTTKIYTMDEYGQPGREIVVLYDKNMGRMKCGCNFWNKYGYPCKHMFFVMKHEHLPNIPNRLVLKRWTKNAKALEAYEEKIDVGADQACLLHHGALHSACHWLFFLGSQKYDLFQMAMKGIRNLCAHLEGYVATEDNVFSTKGDGVIRDPVAVRTKGAPKSRNCRGRKRRCTECRNPGHTKRRYPRKKTSHGMEMEDGCTTGFDSDALEEIKMFNHMEEFGDDAVVGANYDDEVAQCTNEGKACHTGIPNMDMLGVGANNYVSTQTSAADAQRNENDEAVRLFPNCCISFSLLIVTSC; the protein is encoded by the exons ATGATAGAATGCTTGCAAATATGTTTTGGGCTGACGGGGGAAGTCGGTTGGACTACCAATATTTTGGAGATGTTCTGGCTTTCGACTCTACTTACAAAAAAAAAGTACAACAGACCACTGGTTATTTTCTCAGGATCAAACAATCACAAGCAGACCACGATCTTCGGCTTTGGGCTAGTGTTGGATGAGACGATAGCGTCATATACTTGGCTATTGAAGAGCCTTTTGGAGGTAATGTGCCAAAAGATGCCATCCGTGGTTGTAACCGACGGTGATGAAGCAATGCGAGAAGCTGTGAGAGTGGTATTCCCTAGAGCAACCCATCGGTTGTGTGGGTGGCACTTTGAAAAGAATGTCACGTCGAATGTAAAAGATGCAGCATTGCGCGCGCGATTTAATCGGTGGCTTTATGCGGACATTGCAGTCAACGAATTCTTGACGGAATGGAGCCAGGCTGTTGAGGAGTTTAGTTTGCAAGATAGCCTCTGGGCAAATCAGGTATTCGGGAAGAAGGAGATGTGGGCGAATGCGTACCTGAGGGATAAATTTTGTGCTGGTATAAGAACGACGTCAAGGTGTGAAGGTATAAATAGTGTTGCAAAGAACTTCCTTCAGTCGAAGCATGGGATGCTCGAACTTGTTCAAAATTTGGAACTGATGGTTCGTGACTATCGAAACAACGAGTTGTTGGTGCAATTTAGATCAATTGACAGCGTTCCGGTGATGACGACAAGCTTGGAGTCACTAGAACGATGTGCTGCGAGTGTTTATACACATGCAATATTCGGGGATGTTCGAAACGAGATCGTAGGTGTTGCGTCAGTCAATCTGGTGAGATTACAAAGGTCTTTGACTACGAAGATTTACACCATGGATGAGTATGGGCAACCCGGAAGAGAGATCGTAGTTTTATACGATAAGAATATGGGAAGAATGAAATGTGGCTGCAACTTTTGGAACAAATATGGCTACCCTTGCAAACACATGTTTTTCGTCATGAAGCATGAGCACCTTCCTAACATTCCGAACAGATTGGTTCTCAAGCGATGGACTAAAAATGCCAAGGCACTTGAAGCATATGAAGAGAAGATAGATGTAGGTGCTGACCAGGCCTGCTTGTTACATCATGGTGCGCTTCATTCGGCTTGCCATTGGCTGTTCTTTTTGGGGTCACAGAAGTATGATCTATTTCAAATGGCAATGAAAGGAATACGTAATCTATGTGCCCACCTGGAGGGTTACGTTGCAACTGAGGACAATGTGTTCTCTACTAAGGGTGATGGAGTGATTCGTGATCCGGTGGCTGTGCGGACAAAGGGAGCTCCAAAATCCCGGAACTGTCGGGGACGGAAAAGACGGTGTACTGAATGTAGGAACCCTGGTCACACGAAGAGACGCTatccaagaaaaaaaacaagTCACGGGATGGAAATGGAAGATGGATGCACAACTGGTTTCGACTCAGATGCATTGGAGGAGATAAAAATGTTCAACCACATGGAAGAG TTTGGTGACGACGCCGTTGTTGGGGCTAATTACGATGATGAGGTTGCTCAATGCACAAATGAAGGGAAGGCTTGCCATACCGGGATTCCTAACATGGATATGCTGGGTGTTGGAGCAAATAATTATGTCTCAACACAAACTTCAGCGGCTGATGCACAGCGCAATGAAAACGATGAGGCGGTAAGACTGTTTCCAAATTGTTGCATATCATTTTCTCTCCTGATTGTGACGTCATGTTAG
- the LOC112779899 gene encoding protein FAR-RED ELONGATED HYPOCOTYL 3 isoform X2 codes for MIECLQICFGLTGEVGWTTNILEMFWLSTLLTKKKYNRPLVIFSGSNNHKQTTIFGFGLVLDETIASYTWLLKSLLEVMCQKMPSVVVTDGDEAMREAVRVVFPRATHRLCGWHFEKNVTSNVKDAALRARFNRWLYADIAVNEFLTEWSQAVEEFSLQDSLWANQVFGKKEMWANAYLRDKFCAGIRTTSRCEGINSVAKNFLQSKHGMLELVQNLELMVRDYRNNELLVQFRSIDSVPVMTTSLESLERCAASVYTHAIFGDVRNEIVGVASVNLVRLQRSLTTKIYTMDEYGQPGREIVVLYDKNMGRMKCGCNFWNKYGYPCKHMFFVMKHEHLPNIPNRLVLKRWTKNAKALEAYEEKIDVGADQACLLHHGALHSACHWLFFLGSQKYDLFQMAMKGIRNLCAHLEGYVATEDNVFSTKGDGVIRDPVAVRTKGAPKSRNCRGRKRRCTECRNPGHTKRRYPRKKTSHGMEMEDGCTTGFDSDALEEIKMFNHMEEFGDDAVVGANYDDEVAQCTNEGKACHTGIPNMDMLGVGANNYVSTQTSAADAQRNENDEALIRMVLRLNRIL; via the exons ATGATAGAATGCTTGCAAATATGTTTTGGGCTGACGGGGGAAGTCGGTTGGACTACCAATATTTTGGAGATGTTCTGGCTTTCGACTCTACTTACAAAAAAAAAGTACAACAGACCACTGGTTATTTTCTCAGGATCAAACAATCACAAGCAGACCACGATCTTCGGCTTTGGGCTAGTGTTGGATGAGACGATAGCGTCATATACTTGGCTATTGAAGAGCCTTTTGGAGGTAATGTGCCAAAAGATGCCATCCGTGGTTGTAACCGACGGTGATGAAGCAATGCGAGAAGCTGTGAGAGTGGTATTCCCTAGAGCAACCCATCGGTTGTGTGGGTGGCACTTTGAAAAGAATGTCACGTCGAATGTAAAAGATGCAGCATTGCGCGCGCGATTTAATCGGTGGCTTTATGCGGACATTGCAGTCAACGAATTCTTGACGGAATGGAGCCAGGCTGTTGAGGAGTTTAGTTTGCAAGATAGCCTCTGGGCAAATCAGGTATTCGGGAAGAAGGAGATGTGGGCGAATGCGTACCTGAGGGATAAATTTTGTGCTGGTATAAGAACGACGTCAAGGTGTGAAGGTATAAATAGTGTTGCAAAGAACTTCCTTCAGTCGAAGCATGGGATGCTCGAACTTGTTCAAAATTTGGAACTGATGGTTCGTGACTATCGAAACAACGAGTTGTTGGTGCAATTTAGATCAATTGACAGCGTTCCGGTGATGACGACAAGCTTGGAGTCACTAGAACGATGTGCTGCGAGTGTTTATACACATGCAATATTCGGGGATGTTCGAAACGAGATCGTAGGTGTTGCGTCAGTCAATCTGGTGAGATTACAAAGGTCTTTGACTACGAAGATTTACACCATGGATGAGTATGGGCAACCCGGAAGAGAGATCGTAGTTTTATACGATAAGAATATGGGAAGAATGAAATGTGGCTGCAACTTTTGGAACAAATATGGCTACCCTTGCAAACACATGTTTTTCGTCATGAAGCATGAGCACCTTCCTAACATTCCGAACAGATTGGTTCTCAAGCGATGGACTAAAAATGCCAAGGCACTTGAAGCATATGAAGAGAAGATAGATGTAGGTGCTGACCAGGCCTGCTTGTTACATCATGGTGCGCTTCATTCGGCTTGCCATTGGCTGTTCTTTTTGGGGTCACAGAAGTATGATCTATTTCAAATGGCAATGAAAGGAATACGTAATCTATGTGCCCACCTGGAGGGTTACGTTGCAACTGAGGACAATGTGTTCTCTACTAAGGGTGATGGAGTGATTCGTGATCCGGTGGCTGTGCGGACAAAGGGAGCTCCAAAATCCCGGAACTGTCGGGGACGGAAAAGACGGTGTACTGAATGTAGGAACCCTGGTCACACGAAGAGACGCTatccaagaaaaaaaacaagTCACGGGATGGAAATGGAAGATGGATGCACAACTGGTTTCGACTCAGATGCATTGGAGGAGATAAAAATGTTCAACCACATGGAAGAG TTTGGTGACGACGCCGTTGTTGGGGCTAATTACGATGATGAGGTTGCTCAATGCACAAATGAAGGGAAGGCTTGCCATACCGGGATTCCTAACATGGATATGCTGGGTGTTGGAGCAAATAATTATGTCTCAACACAAACTTCAGCGGCTGATGCACAGCGCAATGAAAACGATGAGGCG CTGATCAGGATGGTACTCAGGCTAAATAGGATACTCTGA
- the LOC112779901 gene encoding uncharacterized protein isoform X1: MSDITGQTTMEELQSKMKTRVVHIGTSTDDHPVEQSAVERDGTEEGSKVSEGIDARLLNLLDRVEERLGQEDKVTGTVIKTHTEQIKKLTEVVVGHGKVLESLLRAQGIASHVAVKVGKDNVTKVSRRSFAVQKSELPAVTKSRGRSKKKDTKGEDTLSTRAKGKKHGVADTMTRKSSIPPLKRKLDFDDDEDDGCKINIIQQGHGTPFTYRTNMAMYMESVDMPSCLDLLFRPPLGMEFVGSELAVAAYIFGNGLSKKEILVPNEHCCGSRGVLHSLLPSEEVVDDVLNLVASRMTSSYLNEIGNRWWLPTTFAQFALNPTNHCPETLAFIKSKYMKKTNELVKIYVPLKKDRHWYLVVIDLLNEELVYLDSAKAESVTERKARLDQIRYVVISIRVKPSSWRTCFVMEICLRITKPQPDPLLACLTITLLN; encoded by the exons ATGAGTGACATTACAGGGCAAACAACGATGGAGGAGCTACAAAGTAAGATGAAGACGAGGGTTGTCCACATCGGAACCTCAACGGACGATCACCCGGTGGAACAATCGGCTGTTGAAAG GGATGGAACGGAGGAAGGGAGCAAGGTTAGTGAAGGGATAGACGCACGGCTTCTGAATCTTCTTGATCGCGTCGAAGAG CGGCTAGGCCAGGAGGACAAGGTTACTGGAACAGTTATCAAAACGCACACAGAGCAGATCAAGAAGCTGACAGAGGTAGTCGTCGGGCATGGTAAAGTGCTGGAGTCGTTGCTTCGTGCCCAAGGAATAGCATCGCATGTGGCAGTTAAGGTTGGTAAGGACAATGTAACGAAGGTCAGTCGGCGCTCATTTGCTGTTCAGAAGAGTGAACTACCAGCCGTAACGAAGTCCAGAGGGAGATCTAAGAAGAAGGACACAAAAGGAGAAGATACTTTGTCTACAAGGGCCAAGGGTAAGAAACATGGTGTAGCGGATACGATGACGCGCAAGTCTAGCATCCCTCCGTTGAAG CGAAAGCTTGACTTTGACGATGACGAGGATGATGGCTGCAAAATCAATATCATTCAACAAGGTCATGGAACGCCATTCACTTATCGGACAAACATGGCCATGTACATGGAAAGTGTCGACATGCCTTCG TGCCTTGACTTATTGTTCCGGCCTCCACTTGGAATGGAGTTTGTCGGTTCAGAACTTGCCGTCGCAGCGTATATATTTGGTAACGGGTTATCCAAAAA GGAGATCCTTGTTCCAAATGAACATTGTTGCGGCAGCAGGGGAGTACTTCACTCATTGTTACCTAGTGAAGAAGTCGTGGATGAT GTACTGAACCTTGTTGCCTCAAGGATGACGAGTAGCTACCTCAATGAAATCGGCAACCGGTGGTGGCTTCCAACCACGTTTGCG CAATTTGCCTTGAACCCCACTAATCACTGCCCAGAGACGTTGGCATTCATCAAGAGCAAATACATGAAGAAGACTAATGAGCTTGTCAAA ATCTACGTGCCCCTAAAAAAGGACAGACATTGGTACCTGGTGGTCATCGATCTGTTGAACGAAGAACTGGTCTATCTAGACTCAGCGAAGGCTGAGTCCGTCACCGAGCGAAAGGCCCGGCTTGACCAGATCAGATATGTGGTTATTAGTATACGTGTTAA GCCTTCTTCTTGGAGAACATGTTTCGTGATGGAAATTTGTTTGAGGATAACGAAACCGCAGCCTGACCCGCTCCTCGCATGTCTGACTATTACTTTGCTGAACTAG
- the LOC112779901 gene encoding uncharacterized protein isoform X2, with translation MSDITGQTTMEELQSKMKTRVVHIGTSTDDHPVEQSAVERDGTEEGSKVSEGIDARLLNLLDRVEERLGQEDKVTGTVIKTHTEQIKKLTEVVVGHGKVLESLLRAQGIASHVAVKVGKDNVTKVSRRSFAVQKSELPAVTKSRGRSKKKDTKGEDTLSTRAKGKKHGVADTMTRKSSIPPLKLDFDDDEDDGCKINIIQQGHGTPFTYRTNMAMYMESVDMPSCLDLLFRPPLGMEFVGSELAVAAYIFGNGLSKKEILVPNEHCCGSRGVLHSLLPSEEVVDDVLNLVASRMTSSYLNEIGNRWWLPTTFAQFALNPTNHCPETLAFIKSKYMKKTNELVKIYVPLKKDRHWYLVVIDLLNEELVYLDSAKAESVTERKARLDQIRYVVISIRVKPSSWRTCFVMEICLRITKPQPDPLLACLTITLLN, from the exons ATGAGTGACATTACAGGGCAAACAACGATGGAGGAGCTACAAAGTAAGATGAAGACGAGGGTTGTCCACATCGGAACCTCAACGGACGATCACCCGGTGGAACAATCGGCTGTTGAAAG GGATGGAACGGAGGAAGGGAGCAAGGTTAGTGAAGGGATAGACGCACGGCTTCTGAATCTTCTTGATCGCGTCGAAGAG CGGCTAGGCCAGGAGGACAAGGTTACTGGAACAGTTATCAAAACGCACACAGAGCAGATCAAGAAGCTGACAGAGGTAGTCGTCGGGCATGGTAAAGTGCTGGAGTCGTTGCTTCGTGCCCAAGGAATAGCATCGCATGTGGCAGTTAAGGTTGGTAAGGACAATGTAACGAAGGTCAGTCGGCGCTCATTTGCTGTTCAGAAGAGTGAACTACCAGCCGTAACGAAGTCCAGAGGGAGATCTAAGAAGAAGGACACAAAAGGAGAAGATACTTTGTCTACAAGGGCCAAGGGTAAGAAACATGGTGTAGCGGATACGATGACGCGCAAGTCTAGCATCCCTCCGTTGAAG CTTGACTTTGACGATGACGAGGATGATGGCTGCAAAATCAATATCATTCAACAAGGTCATGGAACGCCATTCACTTATCGGACAAACATGGCCATGTACATGGAAAGTGTCGACATGCCTTCG TGCCTTGACTTATTGTTCCGGCCTCCACTTGGAATGGAGTTTGTCGGTTCAGAACTTGCCGTCGCAGCGTATATATTTGGTAACGGGTTATCCAAAAA GGAGATCCTTGTTCCAAATGAACATTGTTGCGGCAGCAGGGGAGTACTTCACTCATTGTTACCTAGTGAAGAAGTCGTGGATGAT GTACTGAACCTTGTTGCCTCAAGGATGACGAGTAGCTACCTCAATGAAATCGGCAACCGGTGGTGGCTTCCAACCACGTTTGCG CAATTTGCCTTGAACCCCACTAATCACTGCCCAGAGACGTTGGCATTCATCAAGAGCAAATACATGAAGAAGACTAATGAGCTTGTCAAA ATCTACGTGCCCCTAAAAAAGGACAGACATTGGTACCTGGTGGTCATCGATCTGTTGAACGAAGAACTGGTCTATCTAGACTCAGCGAAGGCTGAGTCCGTCACCGAGCGAAAGGCCCGGCTTGACCAGATCAGATATGTGGTTATTAGTATACGTGTTAA GCCTTCTTCTTGGAGAACATGTTTCGTGATGGAAATTTGTTTGAGGATAACGAAACCGCAGCCTGACCCGCTCCTCGCATGTCTGACTATTACTTTGCTGAACTAG